In Streptomyces sp. NBC_00306, a single genomic region encodes these proteins:
- a CDS encoding M48 metallopeptidase family protein, whose amino-acid sequence MSVDPSPRVAGETPPRSAGSQQRSVPGRPSRGSGTSAVEVRRSARRSRTVSAYREGDRTIVLIPARMSEAEEQRWVGVMLDKLAAQESKRILGDSELTERAERLSAQYFDGRARPTSVRWVTNQNTRWGSCTPAEGSIRLSHRLQGMPEYVVDYVLVHELAHLLVPGHGPRFWRLLEAYPRTERARGYLEGVVAADRLPHLPVTGGE is encoded by the coding sequence GTGTCCGTCGACCCTTCCCCTCGCGTCGCTGGGGAGACACCACCGCGCAGTGCGGGAAGTCAACAGCGCAGCGTGCCAGGCCGCCCGTCCCGCGGATCGGGGACCAGCGCGGTCGAGGTCCGCAGGAGCGCGCGCCGCAGCAGAACGGTCTCCGCCTATCGGGAGGGCGACCGGACCATCGTCCTGATCCCCGCCCGGATGTCGGAGGCGGAGGAGCAGCGCTGGGTGGGCGTCATGCTCGACAAACTCGCCGCCCAGGAGAGCAAGCGGATCCTCGGTGACAGCGAACTCACCGAGCGTGCCGAGCGGTTGTCCGCCCAGTACTTCGACGGACGCGCAAGACCGACATCCGTGAGATGGGTGACGAATCAGAACACCCGCTGGGGCTCCTGCACCCCGGCCGAGGGCAGCATCCGCCTCTCGCACCGGCTGCAGGGCATGCCCGAGTACGTCGTCGACTATGTGCTCGTCCACGAGCTGGCGCATCTCCTGGTGCCCGGTCACGGCCCGCGATTCTGGCGGCTGCTGGAGGCGTATCCCCGAACCGAGCGCGCCCGGGGCTATCTCGAGGGCGTCGTGGCCGCCGACCGGCTGCCGCACCTGCCCGTCACCGGCGGGGAATGA
- a CDS encoding AIM24 family protein, producing the protein MNQQLAGFAPTPITARMENHGRSMLKVAMASGQDLYARTGSMVAYEGFVQYEPNPPGVRQVASQWVTGEGAPIMKCSGDGLLYLADYGADVVVINLNNDSLSVNGTNLLAFDAHLQWGVERVKGLAKFAGQGLWNVEIAGTGWVALTSRGTPIVVDCGRGEDETYVDPDALVAWSPNLKVKGKRSFKASSLVGRGSGEAYQMAFSGQGIVVVQPSEDSTDRLRVRG; encoded by the coding sequence ATGAACCAGCAACTTGCGGGCTTCGCCCCGACTCCGATCACGGCCCGTATGGAGAACCACGGCCGGTCGATGCTCAAGGTCGCCATGGCCTCCGGCCAGGACCTGTACGCACGCACCGGCTCGATGGTCGCCTACGAGGGCTTCGTCCAGTACGAGCCCAACCCGCCCGGCGTCCGCCAGGTCGCCTCCCAGTGGGTGACCGGCGAGGGCGCGCCCATCATGAAGTGCTCCGGCGACGGGCTGCTGTATCTCGCCGACTACGGCGCCGATGTGGTCGTCATCAATCTCAACAACGACTCCCTCTCGGTCAACGGCACCAATCTGCTCGCCTTCGACGCGCACCTCCAGTGGGGCGTCGAGCGGGTCAAGGGCCTGGCCAAGTTCGCCGGCCAGGGCCTGTGGAACGTGGAGATCGCGGGCACCGGCTGGGTCGCGCTGACCTCCCGCGGCACGCCGATCGTCGTCGACTGCGGCCGTGGCGAGGACGAGACGTACGTCGATCCGGACGCCCTGGTCGCGTGGTCCCCGAACCTCAAGGTGAAGGGCAAGCGCAGCTTCAAGGCCTCCTCCCTCGTCGGACGGGGCAGCGGCGAGGCGTACCAGATGGCCTTCTCGGGCCAGGGCATCGTCGTCGTACAGCCGAGCGAGGACAGCACGGACCGCCTGCGGGTCCGGGGCTGA
- a CDS encoding TerD family protein, translated as MAREFQRGHKAKISDLTPGTDLYVGVQIAAPGLTFDISCFGLDANEQLSDDRYFIFFNQPKSPEESVQLLGAQAGDTESFRVTLDRIPANIHKLSFTATIDGAGQMSQVGPGYIRIVAGGEEVVRYPFNGSEFTTERAVMLGDFYLKDVWRFAAIGQGFDGGLDALLKNFGGEVAEEQPSAQQPQAAPSFGPPAQATAPPAFGAPAAPQAPQPAPSFGAPAAQAPAPANPQMHAAPTVAAPMPPQGTMPPSAPSPYGQPPQQPQFGQVPGQQPGQLPGQFPGQAQPPGAPAPYGQQAPYGQPQGMPPGAPQGVPQGAPQGGAGLQAALQPYRETATGQRWTPQNQQLMRVDLTMGGTPVLARQGSMVMYQGKVDFGHKGAGFAGRVIGNATGQEMQLMRCSGRGQVFLAEEGAHLHPIELQGDGICVSAENVLAFDESLQYEVRRIEGHGIPGGALFTMQFQGTGTVVVKTHGIPVVLPVTPTTFADCNAVVAWSSASQVILSSQVRLRRNAYPGHSGETINLQFRGAPGNFIVVQPYEV; from the coding sequence ATGGCCAGGGAATTCCAACGCGGCCACAAGGCCAAGATCAGTGATCTCACGCCGGGAACGGATCTGTACGTAGGTGTGCAGATCGCGGCTCCTGGGCTGACCTTCGACATCAGCTGCTTCGGCCTCGACGCCAACGAGCAGCTCTCCGACGACCGGTACTTCATCTTCTTCAACCAGCCGAAGTCGCCCGAGGAGTCCGTTCAGCTGCTGGGCGCGCAGGCCGGTGACACCGAGTCCTTCCGCGTCACGCTCGACCGTATTCCGGCGAACATCCACAAGCTGTCCTTCACCGCGACGATCGACGGTGCCGGACAGATGTCGCAGGTCGGCCCGGGATACATCCGGATCGTCGCCGGCGGCGAAGAGGTCGTCCGGTATCCGTTCAACGGCTCGGAGTTCACCACCGAGCGCGCGGTGATGCTGGGCGACTTCTATCTGAAGGACGTCTGGCGTTTCGCCGCCATCGGTCAGGGCTTCGACGGCGGACTCGACGCCCTGCTGAAGAACTTCGGCGGCGAGGTCGCCGAGGAGCAGCCGTCGGCCCAGCAGCCCCAGGCCGCGCCGTCGTTCGGGCCGCCCGCCCAGGCGACGGCACCTCCGGCTTTCGGCGCACCCGCCGCCCCGCAGGCTCCGCAGCCCGCGCCGTCGTTCGGTGCACCGGCGGCGCAGGCCCCGGCTCCGGCGAACCCGCAGATGCATGCCGCGCCCACGGTCGCAGCACCGATGCCCCCACAGGGCACGATGCCGCCGTCCGCGCCGTCGCCGTACGGGCAGCCGCCTCAGCAGCCGCAGTTCGGACAGGTGCCGGGACAGCAGCCCGGGCAGCTGCCGGGTCAGTTCCCGGGTCAGGCCCAGCCGCCCGGCGCGCCCGCGCCGTACGGCCAGCAGGCTCCCTACGGACAGCCCCAGGGGATGCCTCCGGGCGCGCCGCAGGGTGTCCCCCAGGGAGCCCCGCAGGGCGGTGCCGGCCTCCAGGCCGCGCTCCAGCCCTACCGTGAGACGGCCACCGGTCAGCGCTGGACCCCGCAGAATCAGCAGTTGATGCGGGTCGACCTCACCATGGGCGGCACGCCCGTCCTGGCCCGCCAGGGCAGCATGGTGATGTACCAGGGCAAGGTGGACTTCGGCCACAAGGGTGCGGGCTTCGCGGGTCGTGTGATCGGCAATGCGACGGGCCAGGAGATGCAGCTGATGCGCTGTTCCGGCCGCGGCCAGGTCTTCCTCGCGGAGGAGGGCGCGCATCTGCACCCGATCGAGCTCCAGGGCGACGGCATCTGCGTCTCCGCGGAGAACGTCCTCGCCTTCGACGAGTCCCTCCAGTACGAGGTCCGTCGTATCGAGGGCCACGGCATCCCCGGCGGCGCGCTGTTCACCATGCAGTTCCAGGGCACCGGCACCGTCGTCGTGAAGACGCACGGCATCCCGGTCGTCCTGCCGGTCACGCCGACCACCTTCGCCGACTGCAATGCCGTCGTCGCTTGGTCGTCCGCGTCCCAGGTGATCCTCTCCAGCCAGGTCCGGCTGCGCCGCAACGCGTACCCGGGCCACAGCGGGGAGACGATCAACCTCCAGTTCCGGGGCGCCCCCGGCAACTTCATCGTCGTCCAGCCGTACGAGGTCTGA
- a CDS encoding ThiF family adenylyltransferase, whose amino-acid sequence MHPMVKPALRRAWRERQTVQFGVTPAHAVVVGPVDTATGALLELLDGTRGLPLLREEARVMGMPDGQVDALVRRLSTAGLLDDATTGGPEADALRQRAGALDRLRPDLATLSVVHPEPGGGIRRLTARRAMRVQVRGAGRVGATVAALLSSAGVGRIEVLDGGCTEPWDIAPGGLSAGAVGGRRDTTARQLVRRSAASPSPRQRGRARAASSAASAPTPQSAPAAGGDSAAGGRGAEPGLSLVVVCPRDGLAAYAPDPDGAADWIATGTPHLYAGVIEATGVVGPLVLPGGTACAGCLELDRADHDPGWRRLLAQWRSAGRRSGAVPACDVALATLVAGTTAAHALSFLDGELPTSTGARWETSLPLLDWRSERISPHIDCVCGAHGKSEREHTSDFGPSHETMAG is encoded by the coding sequence ATGCATCCGATGGTGAAGCCGGCGCTGAGGCGGGCATGGCGGGAGCGGCAGACCGTGCAGTTCGGGGTGACACCGGCGCACGCGGTCGTGGTCGGGCCCGTGGACACGGCGACAGGTGCTCTGCTGGAGCTGCTCGACGGCACCCGCGGGCTTCCGCTGCTGCGTGAGGAGGCCCGGGTGATGGGCATGCCGGACGGGCAGGTGGATGCCCTGGTCAGACGGCTGAGCACAGCGGGACTGCTCGACGACGCGACGACGGGCGGGCCGGAGGCCGATGCCTTACGGCAGCGGGCGGGCGCCCTCGACCGCCTGCGTCCCGATCTGGCGACGCTCTCCGTGGTCCATCCGGAACCAGGCGGTGGGATACGGCGACTGACCGCTCGCCGGGCCATGCGCGTCCAGGTCCGGGGCGCGGGCCGCGTCGGCGCGACCGTCGCCGCGCTGCTCTCCTCGGCCGGGGTCGGACGCATCGAGGTGCTGGACGGCGGATGCACCGAACCGTGGGACATCGCTCCGGGCGGTCTGTCGGCGGGCGCGGTCGGCGGCAGAAGGGACACGACGGCCCGTCAGCTGGTCCGGCGGTCCGCCGCTTCCCCGTCACCACGGCAGAGGGGCCGGGCACGCGCGGCGTCGTCGGCGGCCTCGGCACCGACGCCGCAGTCCGCGCCGGCGGCAGGGGGAGACTCCGCGGCAGGAGGCAGGGGCGCCGAGCCCGGCCTGTCGCTGGTCGTCGTGTGCCCACGCGACGGTCTCGCCGCCTACGCACCCGACCCCGACGGGGCCGCCGACTGGATCGCCACGGGAACTCCGCATCTGTACGCCGGTGTGATCGAGGCGACCGGTGTGGTGGGGCCGTTGGTGCTGCCCGGCGGCACGGCATGTGCCGGATGTCTCGAACTGGACCGGGCGGACCATGACCCCGGATGGCGACGGCTCCTGGCACAGTGGCGTTCGGCGGGCCGTCGCAGTGGGGCGGTGCCGGCATGTGACGTCGCACTCGCCACACTGGTGGCGGGGACAACGGCGGCGCATGCGCTGTCCTTCCTCGACGGAGAACTGCCCACCAGTACAGGAGCGCGTTGGGAGACCTCGCTGCCGCTGCTGGACTGGCGATCGGAGAGGATCTCGCCGCACATCGACTGCGTCTGCGGTGCACATGGGAAGAGTGAGAGGGAGCACACCTCGGACTTCGGGCCGTCGCACGAGACAATGGCCGGGTAA